The following proteins are encoded in a genomic region of Dehalococcoidia bacterium:
- the acsC gene encoding acetyl-CoA decarbonylase/synthase complex subunit gamma: protein MALTGIEIYKLLPKTNCKECGFPTCMAFAMKLSAKGAELSACPYVSDEAKQSLEAASRPPIRLVTIGAGERRIKVGNEVVMFRHEKTFYNPPGLVVRVKDTDPEDQVSKVVSDVASYTVERVGIKLKLDGIAIENGSSNGDKFVKCVELVKSKTDVPLVLMSNDPSVMNQALEKVASARPLIYAATKDNCDQMVELAKKHQCPLAVYEPAGLSELAELVSRVTDAGVEDVVLDPGAREFGQSLTALTQIRRLAIKKSFQPLGFPVITFPGEASASMEEEAVLAGQHIAKYAGIIVLDNFTPGTSYPLLTLRLNIYTDPQKPIQMAPGIYEIGTPNPESPLGVTTNFSLTYFSIAGELESSGFPSWLLVCDTEGLSVLTSWSAGKFDAEKIANTVKEFHAAERVSHSSLILPGGVAVLRGELEEELPDWKVMVGPREAVDVGRYLKQNWAV from the coding sequence ATGGCACTTACTGGTATCGAGATCTATAAGCTACTACCCAAAACCAACTGCAAGGAGTGTGGTTTTCCCACCTGCATGGCCTTCGCTATGAAGCTGTCGGCCAAGGGAGCGGAGCTTTCCGCATGCCCCTATGTCTCCGATGAGGCCAAGCAGTCCCTGGAGGCCGCCTCCCGCCCACCGATTCGCCTGGTCACCATCGGCGCAGGCGAGCGGAGGATCAAGGTGGGCAATGAGGTGGTCATGTTCCGCCACGAGAAGACCTTTTATAACCCGCCGGGACTGGTGGTTCGGGTCAAGGATACCGACCCCGAGGATCAGGTATCCAAGGTGGTAAGCGATGTAGCCAGCTACACTGTGGAACGCGTCGGCATAAAGCTCAAGCTGGATGGTATTGCTATCGAGAATGGCTCCAGCAATGGTGATAAATTCGTTAAATGCGTGGAACTGGTAAAATCCAAAACCGACGTCCCTTTAGTTCTTATGTCAAATGACCCCTCGGTTATGAACCAGGCCCTGGAAAAGGTGGCCAGCGCCAGGCCGCTCATATATGCCGCTACCAAGGATAACTGTGACCAGATGGTGGAGCTGGCCAAGAAGCATCAGTGCCCCCTGGCGGTATACGAACCCGCCGGGCTGAGTGAGCTGGCGGAATTGGTGTCGAGGGTTACTGACGCCGGTGTGGAGGATGTGGTTCTTGATCCAGGTGCCCGCGAGTTTGGCCAGTCCCTCACCGCCCTGACCCAGATTCGTCGGCTGGCCATCAAGAAGAGCTTCCAACCCCTGGGCTTTCCTGTCATCACCTTCCCCGGCGAGGCGTCAGCCAGTATGGAGGAGGAGGCAGTTCTTGCCGGCCAGCATATCGCCAAGTACGCCGGGATCATTGTGCTGGATAACTTCACACCGGGCACATCCTATCCCCTGCTCACCCTGCGCCTCAATATATATACCGACCCACAGAAACCGATTCAGATGGCCCCGGGTATTTATGAGATCGGAACGCCAAATCCGGAAAGCCCGCTGGGTGTTACCACCAACTTCTCCCTGACCTACTTCTCCATCGCCGGGGAGCTGGAATCGAGCGGCTTCCCCTCCTGGCTTCTGGTGTGTGATACCGAGGGGCTCTCAGTGCTTACCTCCTGGTCCGCGGGAAAGTTCGATGCGGAGAAGATCGCCAACACGGTTAAGGAGTTCCATGCGGCAGAACGGGTAAGCCACAGCAGTTTAATTCTCCCCGGGGGTGTCGCCGTACTACGCGGTGAACTGGAGGAGGAACTGCCCGACTGGAAGGTCATGGTCGGACCCCGCGAGGCCGTGGATGTCGGCAGATACTTGAAGCAGAATTGGGCCGTGTGA
- the mutL gene encoding DNA mismatch repair endonuclease MutL codes for MPIKVLAPEVASQIAAGEVVERPASVVKELIENSLDAAATQVSIETRGGGLSLIRVIDNGAGIPADEVALAFERYATSKVKSAADLDAISSLGFRGEALPSIAAVAQVEVLTRTPGELAGYYLNLKKGVADETGKRASPQGTSVTVRHLFQNVPARLKFLKSLATESSRISNLVSQYSLAFPEVRFSLFIDGRMVLQTVGSGVLSDVLVKVYGVETAEAMLPVGERDSQVWGFVSPYSLARSSRGHLSFFVNHRWVRSGLLSRATEDAYQGLLMVGKHPIAVINISLPLQDIDVNVHPSKAEVKFRDEQYLFTSVQRAVRAALMQGMTVPHVQRQVSLIGEPAIMKGYLARQEEIFEGSPSTQLFSTPAKPPAGSPLPILRVLGQLAATYIIAEGPDGLYLIDQHAAHERILFEQVRAQQAGKVVEVQGMLEPLSIEVTPRQEELLKTGAEVLDSYGFAIEPFGPRTYLLRTVPALLREGNIAQAVIEILDSLGEEGESGKREERIALSLACHSAVRAGQVLSSEEMHKLVRELEQANSLYTCPHGRPTIIRLSYRQLEREFGRSL; via the coding sequence ATGCCCATCAAGGTCTTAGCGCCTGAGGTGGCATCCCAGATTGCAGCAGGTGAGGTGGTGGAGAGGCCTGCTTCGGTGGTAAAGGAGCTTATCGAGAACTCCCTCGATGCTGCAGCTACCCAGGTCTCCATCGAGACACGCGGCGGGGGATTGAGCCTCATAAGGGTTATTGATAATGGCGCAGGCATACCTGCTGACGAGGTTGCCCTCGCTTTCGAGCGCTACGCCACCAGCAAGGTAAAAAGCGCGGCAGACCTAGATGCTATTTCTAGCCTGGGCTTCAGGGGGGAGGCGCTTCCCAGCATAGCCGCTGTAGCCCAGGTTGAGGTACTAACACGCACCCCCGGGGAGCTCGCAGGATACTATCTTAATCTGAAAAAGGGTGTGGCGGATGAAACGGGGAAACGAGCCTCTCCCCAGGGAACCTCGGTCACCGTGCGCCACCTCTTCCAAAATGTCCCCGCACGCCTCAAATTCCTCAAGTCGCTGGCAACGGAGAGCAGCCGTATCTCAAATCTGGTGAGCCAGTATAGCCTTGCCTTTCCGGAGGTTAGATTTAGCCTGTTCATAGATGGGCGGATGGTGCTTCAGACCGTGGGTAGTGGCGTACTGAGCGATGTGCTGGTCAAGGTTTATGGAGTGGAGACGGCCGAGGCAATGCTCCCGGTGGGCGAAAGGGATTCTCAGGTCTGGGGATTTGTTAGCCCCTATTCCCTTGCCCGCTCCAGCCGGGGCCACCTTAGCTTCTTTGTAAATCACCGCTGGGTGCGTAGCGGGCTCCTCAGTCGTGCCACCGAGGATGCATATCAGGGGCTGCTAATGGTGGGAAAGCACCCCATCGCCGTGATCAATATCTCCCTCCCCCTTCAGGATATCGATGTCAATGTCCATCCCTCCAAGGCTGAGGTGAAGTTCCGCGATGAGCAGTATCTGTTCACTTCTGTCCAGCGGGCTGTGCGCGCCGCCCTGATGCAGGGGATGACCGTGCCCCATGTGCAGAGGCAGGTCAGCTTGATTGGCGAGCCCGCTATCATGAAGGGATATCTGGCCAGGCAGGAAGAGATATTTGAGGGTTCCCCCTCAACCCAGCTATTCTCCACCCCGGCAAAGCCACCTGCTGGGTCACCCCTGCCCATCCTTCGCGTCCTGGGTCAGCTCGCCGCGACGTATATTATTGCCGAGGGGCCCGACGGGCTGTATCTCATCGATCAGCACGCTGCCCACGAGCGCATCCTCTTCGAGCAGGTGCGCGCTCAGCAGGCAGGTAAGGTAGTGGAGGTTCAGGGGATGCTTGAGCCACTTTCCATCGAGGTTACTCCTCGCCAGGAGGAGCTACTGAAGACCGGCGCGGAGGTGCTTGACTCCTATGGCTTTGCCATTGAGCCCTTCGGGCCGCGAACCTATTTGCTGCGCACCGTACCCGCCTTACTCAGAGAAGGGAATATCGCTCAGGCTGTGATCGAGATACTGGATTCCCTCGGTGAGGAAGGGGAGAGTGGGAAAAGAGAGGAAAGAATCGCCCTTTCGCTTGCCTGCCACAGCGCAGTGAGGGCGGGTCAGGTATTAAGCTCGGAGGAGATGCACAAGCTGGTTCGTGAGCTGGAGCAAGCGAACTCGCTATATACGTGCCCCCATGGCAGACCAACAATAATCCGCCTTAGCTACCGACAACTGGAGCGGGAGTTCGGCCGCTCTTTATAG
- a CDS encoding acetyl-CoA decarbonylase/synthase complex subunit delta, with protein MSAVEIPTEKWTGKVHEVTLGGSSGRKGVTVGGASTLPFLHFDGSMPNRPVIAIEIHDSKPNDWPPHLISAWGDVTTDPGAWAKKAVEYGADIIALRLRSAHPEDANTGADEAKKSVDKVLSSVDIPVIVLGPGVAEKDNEVLIAASEIAKGQRIALGNCEEKNHRTIAASCIADGHIAIGHTPLEINLAKQLNVLLCDVGLSTDSIIMDPDTGALGYGLEYSYSVMERLRLAALTGDKMAAMPMLSPAGAESWRQKESKVTEGVPQTWGDNEERSAVWEEMTAVMMLNAGVDILILRHPKSVTMVKETIDKLMSA; from the coding sequence ATGTCAGCAGTGGAAATTCCTACTGAGAAGTGGACAGGAAAAGTACACGAGGTTACATTGGGAGGCAGCAGTGGCCGCAAGGGTGTTACTGTCGGTGGCGCCAGTACACTTCCCTTCCTCCACTTTGATGGCTCTATGCCCAATAGACCGGTAATCGCTATAGAGATACACGACAGCAAACCAAATGACTGGCCACCCCACCTGATCTCTGCATGGGGCGATGTTACCACTGACCCCGGGGCATGGGCCAAAAAGGCAGTGGAGTACGGCGCCGATATCATTGCGCTGCGCCTCAGAAGCGCCCATCCGGAGGATGCCAACACCGGCGCCGACGAAGCCAAGAAAAGCGTGGATAAGGTTCTCTCTAGTGTGGATATACCGGTGATCGTCCTGGGACCCGGGGTGGCAGAAAAGGACAATGAGGTGCTGATAGCTGCCTCCGAGATTGCCAAAGGGCAGAGGATTGCACTGGGGAACTGCGAGGAGAAAAACCATCGTACCATCGCGGCAAGCTGTATAGCTGATGGTCATATCGCCATTGGCCATACCCCTCTGGAGATAAACCTAGCCAAGCAGCTTAATGTGCTACTTTGCGATGTGGGTCTCTCTACAGACTCCATCATTATGGACCCCGACACCGGGGCTTTGGGCTATGGACTGGAATATTCCTACTCGGTCATGGAGCGTTTGAGGTTAGCAGCGCTCACCGGAGATAAAATGGCAGCCATGCCTATGCTTTCCCCCGCAGGGGCAGAGTCCTGGCGGCAGAAAGAGTCAAAGGTTACCGAGGGAGTACCCCAAACCTGGGGCGATAATGAGGAGCGATCGGCAGTATGGGAAGAGATGACTGCTGTTATGATGCTTAACGCCGGTGTTGATATTTTAATACTCAGGCATCCTAAGTCTGTGACAATGGTAAAGGAAACCATCGATAAGCTGATGAGCGCATGA
- the fdhF gene encoding formate dehydrogenase subunit alpha: protein MSTICPYCGVGCGVLLGVIGNSIVSVRAEEQNPVNKGRLCVKGRFGIPEFVNHEERLTTPLIRKNGKLIGATWEEALDLVASKLSEYRASEKFAAISSAKCTNEDNYIIQKFTRAVMGTNNVDHCARLUHAPTVAGLVQSFGSGAMTNTIAEVGEASCILAIGTNTTDDHPIIGSDVKKAARNGAKLIVANPREIDLCHFATLWLRHRPGSDVALLMGIMKVIVDEGLADTAFIQERCENFDEFKESLKDFGLDRVSNITGVPANRIAEAARIFAQNSPATILYGMGITQHSHGTDNVIATANLAMLTGNVGKPSTGVNPLRGQNNVQGACDMGALPNVYSGYQSVADPVIKEKFEREWGAKLSDSPGLPLTEMMDAAHEGYIEAVYLVGENPVLSDPDARHVEEALKKLKLFIVQDIFLSETAQLADIVLPAVTFAEKDGTFTNTERRVQRVRQAIKPMGDSRPDWWITCQIAKRLGGRGFDFENPSQIMAEIAELTPAYGGISHERLEKGGLQWPCPLDDHPGTPILHTEFFTRGKGRFLPLEYKPPMEQPDDDYPLILTTERSLYQFHTGTMTRKVKGLNVLKGEELVQINPQDAQNLGITDGDWVRVISRRGEVKTKSRVTEASPVGVVTMSFHFTETRTNLITNPALDPVSKIPELKVCAVRVEKAKK, encoded by the coding sequence GTGAGCACGATATGTCCTTATTGCGGTGTGGGTTGCGGCGTTCTGCTCGGTGTAATTGGCAATTCCATCGTCAGTGTACGCGCGGAGGAGCAAAATCCGGTCAACAAAGGCAGGCTCTGTGTCAAGGGCCGCTTCGGCATCCCCGAGTTTGTCAATCACGAGGAGCGGCTTACTACCCCGCTCATCAGGAAAAACGGCAAGCTTATCGGAGCTACCTGGGAGGAAGCGCTTGACCTTGTCGCCAGCAAGCTATCAGAGTATAGGGCCAGCGAAAAGTTTGCCGCCATCTCATCCGCTAAATGTACCAATGAGGATAACTATATTATACAGAAATTTACCCGCGCGGTGATGGGCACAAATAATGTAGATCACTGCGCCCGCCTCTGACATGCCCCCACTGTGGCCGGTCTGGTCCAAAGTTTCGGAAGCGGGGCGATGACCAATACAATCGCCGAGGTCGGCGAGGCCAGTTGTATTCTCGCCATAGGCACCAATACCACTGATGATCATCCCATAATCGGTTCCGATGTCAAGAAAGCGGCTAGGAATGGCGCGAAACTCATCGTAGCCAACCCCCGCGAGATAGATCTCTGCCATTTCGCCACCCTCTGGCTTAGGCACCGCCCGGGGAGCGATGTCGCCCTGTTGATGGGTATAATGAAGGTCATTGTCGATGAAGGACTAGCTGACACCGCATTTATTCAAGAAAGGTGTGAGAATTTCGATGAGTTTAAAGAGTCGCTTAAAGACTTCGGCCTGGATAGGGTTTCGAATATAACCGGCGTCCCTGCGAACAGGATCGCTGAGGCGGCCAGGATCTTCGCCCAGAACAGCCCGGCAACGATCCTCTATGGTATGGGGATAACCCAGCACTCCCACGGAACCGACAATGTGATAGCTACCGCCAATCTGGCGATGCTCACCGGAAACGTGGGAAAGCCATCGACCGGGGTGAATCCCCTCCGCGGTCAGAACAATGTGCAGGGGGCCTGCGATATGGGTGCCCTGCCCAATGTATACTCCGGCTACCAGAGCGTGGCTGACCCCGTGATCAAAGAGAAGTTCGAGAGGGAATGGGGTGCCAAATTAAGCGATTCGCCGGGTCTGCCCCTCACCGAGATGATGGATGCTGCCCACGAGGGATATATAGAGGCGGTATACCTGGTAGGGGAGAACCCGGTGCTGAGCGACCCCGATGCCAGACACGTCGAGGAGGCGCTTAAGAAGCTGAAGCTTTTCATTGTGCAGGACATCTTCCTTTCGGAGACGGCGCAGCTTGCCGATATCGTCCTTCCTGCAGTAACCTTTGCTGAGAAGGATGGCACCTTCACCAATACGGAGCGCCGGGTGCAGCGGGTGCGCCAAGCTATCAAACCCATGGGCGATTCACGGCCCGATTGGTGGATCACCTGCCAGATCGCAAAGCGGCTTGGAGGCAGAGGCTTCGATTTCGAGAATCCTTCTCAGATCATGGCGGAGATAGCCGAGCTTACTCCTGCCTATGGCGGTATTTCGCATGAGCGTCTAGAAAAGGGCGGCCTGCAGTGGCCATGTCCTTTGGATGACCATCCGGGAACACCGATCCTGCACACTGAGTTCTTCACTAGGGGCAAGGGGAGGTTCTTGCCTCTTGAATATAAGCCGCCGATGGAGCAGCCCGATGATGACTATCCTCTTATCCTCACCACGGAGCGTAGCCTGTACCAGTTTCACACTGGCACCATGACGCGGAAGGTGAAGGGGCTCAATGTTCTTAAAGGAGAGGAACTGGTTCAGATAAATCCACAGGACGCCCAGAATCTGGGGATCACCGATGGCGATTGGGTACGGGTTATCTCGCGGCGGGGGGAAGTGAAGACAAAATCAAGAGTTACTGAAGCTTCACCGGTGGGCGTGGTGACGATGAGCTTCCATTTCACCGAAACGAGGACGAATCTTATCACCAATCCCGCGCTCGATCCCGTCTCCAAGATCCCAGAGCTAAAGGTCTGTGCGGTGAGGGTGGAGAAGGCAAAGAAATAG
- the mutS gene encoding DNA mismatch repair protein MutS, producing MTPLRQQYLRIKRKYPEAIVFFRLGDFYETFDEDARIVSRELEIVLTKREMGKGQRFPMAGVPYHALDNYLARLINRGYKVAICEQLSEPKAQGLVERDVVRVITPGTVVEPGLLEGKVNNYLAAAVPDGEQVGISYVDITTSEFQTTQPSRERALAELERLRPSEVLVPRGCDITDFSGNNTPLTLLDEQWFELETASQLLREHFGTSSLEGYGCAHLPLAVRSAGAIIHYLGETQRGALGQITRLATYTTDSFMVLDPQTRRNLELFQSFRQGTAGSLLSVIDLTKTAMGGRLLRRWLGQPLLDITVLNQRLDSVAWFYDSAGRRAKTVNLLSQIADMERLVNRIRSGIATPREVIGLRRSLEAAFQLGEVMAKEGTLPKGCLLKGLKPCQDIAILISRAISEEPPANLGEGVIKDSFSPELDQIRSSSAEAKRYLSNLERQERERTGIKSLKVGYNKVFGYYIEVSKTNLPQVPADYIRKQTLVNAERFFTPPLKEYESLILNAQERLAELEGNIFRQILGQIGAAAESILEVATTLAQIDVFSSLAEVAARYGYQRPEMTDEDTIVILGGRHPVVEQVISDEPFVPNDTHLSNRDVQMVILTGPNMSGKSTYLRQVALIVLLAQVGSFVPADSATIGVVDRIFTRVGAQDELAMGRSTFMVEMEETANILNHATQRSLVILDEIGRGTSTYDGISIAQAVAEYIHHHPMLGAKTIFATHYHELVGLANFLPRVKNYNVAVAEEDGKVIFLRRILPGGTDKSYGIHVAQLAGLPRSVIHRAEEVLSSLESDRQRNGPRRERKGPHLQQISLFANSSPILDELAQLQVDSMTPLEALTKLYELKQKARDE from the coding sequence ATGACTCCCTTAAGGCAGCAATACCTGAGGATCAAACGGAAGTATCCAGAAGCCATAGTCTTCTTCCGTCTCGGCGACTTCTACGAGACCTTCGATGAGGATGCCAGGATCGTCTCCAGGGAGCTTGAGATCGTGCTCACCAAGAGGGAGATGGGCAAGGGGCAGCGTTTCCCGATGGCGGGGGTCCCGTATCATGCACTGGATAACTATCTGGCGAGGCTTATTAACAGGGGCTATAAGGTGGCCATTTGCGAGCAGCTCAGCGAGCCAAAGGCACAGGGGCTGGTAGAGCGGGATGTGGTTCGTGTAATAACGCCGGGCACCGTGGTCGAACCGGGGCTACTTGAGGGGAAGGTGAACAACTATCTCGCCGCTGCTGTTCCTGATGGGGAGCAGGTGGGCATCTCGTATGTCGATATTACGACCAGCGAGTTCCAAACCACCCAGCCTTCACGTGAGCGTGCCCTGGCGGAGCTGGAGCGCCTGCGGCCCTCGGAGGTTCTGGTCCCGCGTGGCTGCGATATTACCGATTTTTCAGGAAATAATACTCCGTTAACCCTCCTCGACGAGCAGTGGTTCGAACTGGAAACTGCCAGCCAGCTTCTTCGCGAGCACTTTGGAACCTCATCCTTAGAGGGATACGGCTGTGCTCACCTGCCTTTGGCAGTACGGTCGGCGGGTGCCATTATCCATTACCTTGGTGAGACCCAGAGGGGAGCACTGGGGCAAATCACCAGGCTTGCCACCTACACTACAGATTCCTTCATGGTCCTTGACCCCCAGACGCGGCGCAACCTGGAATTATTTCAATCCTTCCGCCAGGGAACTGCCGGTTCCCTACTCTCCGTAATCGACCTGACAAAAACAGCTATGGGAGGTAGGTTGCTACGCAGGTGGCTGGGGCAGCCTTTGCTTGACATAACAGTTTTAAACCAGCGACTTGATTCTGTAGCATGGTTCTATGATAGTGCGGGGCGGCGTGCCAAGACGGTCAATTTGCTCAGCCAAATCGCTGACATGGAAAGGCTGGTAAACCGCATCAGGAGTGGCATCGCCACCCCCCGGGAGGTTATTGGCCTGCGCCGCAGCCTTGAGGCTGCCTTCCAGCTCGGTGAAGTGATGGCGAAAGAAGGCACTCTCCCCAAAGGATGCCTTTTGAAGGGTTTGAAACCCTGCCAGGATATCGCTATCCTGATCTCGAGGGCCATTTCTGAGGAGCCTCCTGCTAACCTGGGTGAGGGTGTGATCAAGGACAGCTTCTCGCCGGAGCTGGATCAGATCAGGTCTTCTTCAGCGGAGGCGAAGCGGTACCTGTCAAACCTGGAACGACAGGAGCGTGAGCGGACGGGGATCAAGTCCCTCAAGGTGGGGTACAACAAGGTCTTCGGCTACTATATCGAGGTCTCGAAGACCAATCTACCTCAGGTGCCTGCCGATTACATTCGCAAGCAGACGCTGGTAAACGCTGAGCGCTTCTTCACCCCCCCTCTTAAGGAATATGAATCGCTTATCCTTAATGCCCAGGAGAGGCTCGCTGAGCTTGAGGGGAATATCTTTCGCCAGATCTTAGGCCAGATAGGCGCTGCCGCCGAGAGCATCCTGGAGGTAGCCACCACCCTGGCTCAGATAGACGTTTTTTCCTCCCTGGCCGAGGTGGCGGCACGTTATGGCTATCAGAGACCAGAGATGACCGATGAGGATACGATCGTTATCTTAGGCGGTCGCCACCCCGTTGTGGAGCAGGTGATCAGCGATGAGCCCTTTGTCCCCAATGATACCCATCTCTCCAACCGGGATGTCCAGATGGTTATCCTAACCGGCCCCAATATGTCGGGAAAGTCTACCTATTTAAGGCAGGTGGCGCTTATCGTGCTCTTGGCGCAGGTGGGCAGCTTTGTTCCTGCCGATTCAGCCACTATTGGAGTCGTCGATCGCATCTTTACCCGTGTCGGGGCCCAGGATGAACTGGCGATGGGTCGTTCCACCTTTATGGTGGAGATGGAGGAGACCGCGAACATCTTGAACCATGCTACCCAACGCTCGCTGGTGATCCTGGATGAGATCGGGAGGGGAACCAGCACGTACGATGGCATATCAATCGCCCAGGCCGTTGCCGAGTACATTCACCATCACCCCATGCTCGGGGCAAAAACCATATTTGCCACCCATTACCACGAGCTGGTGGGGCTGGCAAATTTCCTCCCCAGGGTGAAAAATTACAATGTTGCTGTGGCTGAGGAGGACGGCAAGGTCATATTTTTACGCCGGATCCTGCCTGGAGGCACTGACAAGAGCTATGGCATCCATGTGGCACAGCTTGCCGGCCTTCCTCGATCGGTGATTCACCGCGCTGAGGAGGTGCTATCCAGCCTGGAAAGCGACCGGCAGCGAAACGGGCCACGTCGAGAACGAAAAGGACCCCATCTGCAGCAGATCTCCCTCTTTGCGAATTCATCGCCGATTTTGGATGAGCTAGCGCAACTGCAGGTGGATTCCATGACGCCGCTTGAGGCGCTCACCAAGCTTTATGAGCTAAAGCAGAAGGCGAGGGACGAATAA
- a CDS encoding dihydropteroate synthase, whose protein sequence is MFIGIGERIQIINKNVRAAVEGRDKAFIQDLAKKQVDSGAKMLDLNIGPQKKAGPEVMDWLVNTVQEEVDVPLSLDTTNAEAIEAGLKLCKQKPIINSTNADPARMGVLFPLAAKFDANIITLTLRATGLPVSADARVGILMEDLLPAAEQAGLNMQNIYVDPLAMTVSGTQEHAPEVVNATLVTKQLMEPPLHMTCGLSNVSNGAPEDVRLVLNRVYLVMLMGAGMDSAILDPFDKKLMEMITLLENRDDSTALGKVYLALYDACATGDEFDPSIIDMTDPDQAAVAKTVRVLQNKVIYAHNYLNL, encoded by the coding sequence ATGTTCATTGGCATCGGGGAGCGTATACAGATAATCAACAAGAATGTGAGGGCCGCCGTCGAGGGGCGGGACAAAGCCTTCATTCAAGACCTGGCAAAGAAACAGGTAGACTCAGGCGCAAAAATGCTCGACCTAAACATCGGCCCCCAGAAGAAGGCGGGGCCCGAGGTAATGGACTGGCTGGTTAATACCGTCCAGGAGGAGGTAGATGTCCCGCTTTCCCTGGATACCACCAATGCCGAGGCAATTGAAGCCGGGCTTAAGCTGTGCAAGCAGAAGCCGATTATAAATAGCACTAATGCTGACCCGGCACGCATGGGCGTTTTATTCCCCCTGGCCGCCAAGTTCGATGCCAACATTATAACGCTTACCCTGCGCGCCACCGGCCTGCCGGTTAGCGCCGATGCCCGGGTAGGGATACTGATGGAGGACCTGCTCCCCGCCGCTGAGCAGGCCGGCCTGAATATGCAGAATATCTATGTTGACCCCCTGGCGATGACGGTTAGCGGCACCCAGGAGCATGCCCCCGAGGTAGTTAACGCCACCCTTGTCACCAAACAGTTGATGGAGCCCCCGCTTCACATGACCTGCGGTCTCTCTAATGTATCCAATGGTGCCCCCGAGGATGTCAGACTGGTGCTCAACCGCGTCTACCTGGTGATGCTCATGGGGGCAGGGATGGATTCGGCGATCCTGGATCCCTTCGACAAGAAGCTAATGGAGATGATCACTCTACTGGAGAACCGCGATGATTCCACCGCACTGGGCAAGGTCTATCTCGCCCTCTACGATGCCTGTGCTACGGGCGATGAATTCGACCCCTCGATCATCGACATGACTGACCCCGACCAGGCTGCAGTCGCCAAGACCGTCAGGGTGCTGCAGAACAAGGTAATCTACGCTCATAACTACTTGAATCTATAA
- a CDS encoding AAA family ATPase, producing the protein MSKTIAIGGKGGTGKTTIAALLIELLTQKGTVLAIDGDPSSNLHMALGLSLEETVGGVREEMADRKVMERIGIPLPNYMELRIQEALVESQSVDLLAMGRPEGPGCYCAANNWLRECIDRLAGNYDYVVIDCEAGMEHISRQTTRDVDILLLISGPTIRGISAATRMKELTAELRTHVGRMALVVNRVSDGLPPEIGQAIEEAELELIALLPEDRGMMGLEVRGAPLTGLPADSPLRLGVLELAGKLGLA; encoded by the coding sequence ATGAGTAAAACCATCGCCATCGGTGGGAAGGGTGGAACCGGCAAGACCACCATCGCCGCCCTCCTCATCGAATTGCTCACGCAAAAAGGCACCGTGCTAGCGATTGATGGCGACCCCAGTTCCAACCTTCATATGGCACTGGGCCTGTCCCTAGAGGAAACCGTAGGCGGGGTGCGTGAGGAAATGGCCGACCGCAAGGTCATGGAGCGAATTGGCATACCACTACCCAACTATATGGAGTTGAGGATTCAGGAGGCCCTGGTTGAATCGCAATCGGTAGACCTGCTCGCTATGGGGCGACCGGAGGGCCCCGGGTGCTACTGTGCCGCCAATAACTGGCTCCGTGAGTGCATCGACCGCCTGGCGGGTAACTATGACTATGTAGTTATCGACTGTGAGGCGGGCATGGAGCATATAAGCCGGCAGACCACGCGCGATGTCGACATCCTACTCTTGATCTCGGGTCCAACCATCAGAGGGATCTCCGCTGCCACGCGAATGAAGGAACTCACCGCTGAACTGAGAACCCATGTGGGTAGGATGGCCCTGGTGGTCAATCGGGTTAGCGATGGACTGCCACCTGAGATCGGTCAGGCGATAGAAGAGGCAGAGCTTGAACTCATTGCGCTGCTGCCCGAGGACAGGGGGATGATGGGACTGGAGGTGAGGGGAGCACCGCTAACCGGGCTGCCCGCTGATTCCCCGCTTCGACTGGGGGTTCTGGAGCTAGCGGGGAAGCTGGGTTTAGCATAA